Within the Thermanaeromonas toyohensis ToBE genome, the region TACCGCCTTGCAAGGATAGACAAGATGAAGTGGCCGGATATAGTCGTGGCGAACGAACCGGCGTGGAAGAAGGGGGCGGAGCCGTACTACACGAACTCCACTCTTCTTCCCGTGGACGCCACGGATGATCCCGTGGAGTACCTGGAGCACCAGGAGGAGCTGCAGTGCGCCTACACCGGCGGCACGGTGGTCCACATCTGGCTCGGGGAGGAGAGGCCCGACCCTGGGGCCTGTGCGGAATTCGTGAAAAAAGTCTTCACGCAGTACCGCATTCCGTACCTCACGCTCACTCCGGTATATTCGGTCTGCCCTTCTCACGGGTACCGCTTCGGGAAACACGAAGTTTGCCCCGACTGCGGGGATCCCTGCGAGGTGTTCTCCCGTGTTGTGGGTTACTACCGGCCAGTGAGCAGGTGGAACGCCGGGAAGCAGGAGGAGTTCCGCGACAGGAAGATGTTCAGGTTGGGGGCGTAGGGCGTGATTATTGGGGGTTTGCTCAAAACGTCTTTTTCGGAGTACCCCGGGAAGGTGGCCGCAGTGGTGTTCACCATGGGCTGCAACTTCCGCTGCCCCTGGTGCCACAACCCGGGGCTGGTAGACCCCATGAGGTATGTTCACGAGGTTCCGGTAAGGGACGTGCTGCAGTTCCTGGAGGGCAGGCGGAAGTTTCTGGATGCGGTGGTCGTTTCCGGGGGCGAACCCACGCTGCAGGCAGACATTCTGAGCTTTCTCCGTGAACTCAAGTCTATGGGCTACGCGGTCAAGCTGGACACGAACGGCTCCAGGCCGGATGTCCTTGAGAAGCTCCTGGGGGAGGGGCTGGCGGACTGTGTAGCGGTGGACTACAAGGTGCCGTTTGGTCTTTACCGCAGGGTTCTAACTTCAGGATACACCGGCGCCGGCCCCTGCAATCCAAACCAGGTGAAGGCGAGCATTGCTGTTGCGCTGGGGCATTCTGAAAGTTACATCCGCACGACTGTAGTCCCAGACATCCATACTCCGGAGGTGCTGGGGAAGATGCGTAATGACCTGGAAAAACTGGTGCGCCCGGGTGTTACCGTTCCGGAACCGGGGTCGGGGAAGTGGCGGCTTCAAGAGTTTCGCGACACGGGAGACCTCCTCGGCCCGCGCGTGTGGGAAAGGCCGGGGTTTCTGGCGTGGTTCCGGAGGCAGTCTGGCAGCAGGAAAGCCGGCAGGGTGGCATGCGGGGTGAGAAGGTAATGAAGAACGCCGCGAAGGAGATTTCGCTCAAGCCCAGGCCTCCTGTGAAGTGGGCCGGGGGGAAGAGACAGCTGCTGGCGCAGCTCGAACCTCTCTTTCCCCAGCATTTCAACGTCTACCATGAGCCTTTCGTGGGCGGCGGCGCCGTGTTTTTCCACCTGCTTCCCCCGAAGGCCGTACTCATCGACAGCAATCCGGAGCTTATCAACTTCTACCTCGTCGTCCGGGACAGGCTGGATGAGTTCCTAAATGATGTCCGGAAGCACAGGAACGAAGCGGGTTACTACTACCGGCTGAGGGACGTTGACCCGGAGACTCTTTCCCCGGTGGAGCGGGCCTCCAGGTTCCTCTACCTTAACCGTACAGGGTACAACGGCCTCTGGCGGGTAAACCGCCAGGGCAGGTACAACGTTCCGTTTGGCAGGTACAGGAACCCGAGGATAGCGGACGAAGAAAACCTCCGTCTGGTGAGCGCCGCGCTGAAAAGAGCGGAAGTCATATTGGGGGACTTTTCGTTAGTTCTGGAGCACGCCAGGGCGGGCGATTTTGTGTACCTGGACCCGCCCTACGACCCGGTCTCGAAGACCGCGAGCTTTACGGCGTACACGGCCGGCGCGTTCGGCCCGGAGGAGCAAAAGCGGCTAGCGGAGGTGTTCAGGGCGCTCGACCGCCTGGGCTGCTTCGTGATGCTCTCCAACTCGGGCACGGAGTTCGTCCGGCGGCTGTACGAAGGCTACGATATCCGGGCCGTGCGGGCGAAGCGGGCGATTAGTTGCAAGTCGGATGGGCGGGGTTCGGTAGGGGAACTGGTCATTAGAAGTTACGCTTAAACAGATGTGGTCAACTTTCCTTGTGCCCATTGATTAGAAAAAATATGAAAAACTCGTTTAGGTCGGCAGGTATTGACTGTCTGGCATCGAATTTTTAAGCGGTAACGTTATCTATTTTGGCAGAGACGATAGACAAATTTGAGAAAACCAGGGAAGACCTCAGATAGAAATAGAAATATACGTTTAGCTGGTATACATAGAAAAGATTGCCGAAAGCCTTATTGGATAGGGTTTTCCCGTCTTGTTACCATGAAGTTGTGAAGAAGGAAGGGATTTTAGTGCAGAGAGGATCGGTGTTGGGGATAAGTTTTACTGTTACAACAAGAGAGAGAAAAAGCCCTTTTGTTCGCCTATTTACCAAGACACCGGCTGGTGTCATTTGCCCGCATTTTTATGAGCTAATTCTTTCAAATGGATGTCCGTACGATTGCGCATACTGCTACTTGCGACTTACTTTTCGCGGGAAAAAGGATCCAGTACTTTATACCAACCGATGGGAGAAAGTTGAGGATGAAATAAGGATGGCGGGACCAGGAGTTTTTTCGACCGGAGAACTAGCCGATAGCCTTGCTGTTTTGCCCCCTTTGTTGCCACGGGCTATAGAGTATTTTAGAACTCAGAAAGACAAGTATTTGCTTTTGACTACAAAGAGCTGTAATACAAAACTGTTTGAGGAGCTTTCTCCGACTCGACAGGTGATAATTAGCTTTTCAATAAATGCTCCTGAAGTGGCCTCAAAGTATGAACGTTTAGCTCCATCACCCTTTGACAGGCTGAACGCTGCAACTAGATTATTAGAACTTGGTTGGAGGGTTCGGGTCCGAATAGATCCGGTAATTATTGAAGGTGTTCAGCATGATAATATTTCTATATACCGCAAAATATGCAAGATAGTCGGACAACTCGGTGTTGAACGCGTGACAGTGGGAACGTTACGACAGTATCCTGGGTTGCATCGCTTTGCACCGAGTGCGCCAAGGGGTGGCCTTGTTAAGGCACCTGACGGGCGCATGAGGTATTCTTTATCCGTGCGAGTGAGAACTTACAATATGATAGCTGAGTGGCTCGGATTTGAACCGGCTTTATGTAAAGAAACATATGAGGTTTGGGAGATGCTAACTTGGAGATACCGGGGTTGCAATTGTACAGTCTAATCTGCGAAGGAAATAAATGTTCCCTCGGGGAAACCTCTATTTTTGCCGGGTGGCCTTTCTACACTTATCTTAGGCGGTTGACTGCCAGCTAGAATTGTCAAGGCGGGCCGTACATGGCGCTGGAGATATGGAGTTTCACAAATAACGAAATGCTCTATCTGCTCAATTGAGAGTTTTTGTCCCCGAAATTTGCGCTCAAGTAGAAATGCCAAGTTATTACGATGGATATCGTCTGGATCAAAGATGGAGAGCTGGCCGGCATGGTGTTTGGAAGTTTCAAAAGCTGAAAATCGAAAATAGCCTGTCTCATCTACTTTCCACATAGCATTTTTCATCTCTTTTAGGCCCTCAATCCTGTTTGTGGAGAAGATTAAGAAATATTTTGTTCGGTTGTTTTTGTCTTTTATCTCGAAAGAACGCACGTACCGATGTCCGGTAGCCTTTTGTAGCTGGGACACGTAAAGGTTTGTTAAGAATTGTTTTCGCTCTTGGGGACATGTTAGTGAAAGGACTTTTTTCCATTCGTCGGTACCAAACAGGAGGGTGGTTTTATTTTCATGTGTTTCACACCATCTATTGACAGCGTCATACATAAAATTAAACAATACTTCACAGCTGGGATAGCGTAAAATCTTGGCTATTAACTGGAGTGGAACACCAGATAGTCCGAACGGGTCTACAAAAACGAAAGATGGCGCTAGTGTTTGTTGCTGTTTTTCCAGCTCGGAAAGTACAGTTTCCATTACTTCTTCGAACGAAGATGGGATTACACTATAGTGGATTCCACTGGATTTCAGAGATGAGGAAGGAAATCTTTCTTCACACAACTTCTGTAAAAACGTAGCTCTTTCTGTGTCACTTTCAATAAATAACATTCTGATTTCAGCTCTGAATTTATGACGAAGTACGTGTTCCGAAACAATCCTTAAAGCGATTAAAGGAGATCCTTCTTCGCCAGTACTGTACAATCCTGGACCGGCAAATCCGTCAATGTAAACAATCCGTTTAAATTTTTGCCCCAATATAGGGAACCACGCCTTTAGATACTCCCTAAGAACAGTGTGTTTTGCTTTAGAGTGCTCCTCTAATGGCCATATGAGGGTATCCATTTAACTCCCTCCAAAGAAAATGCTCGTCATAACTTATATTCTACTTATTTCTGCAATTTCCTTCCAAACCTAGCAGTAACTTCTGTTATATGCTCGTGCAGGAGTTTTTAGGATGTTGGACTGGCGGGGTTACTTCGTGATACCTTCGAATTCGGATAGAAGGTTCATCCTGCATCTGTGCGAGAGCTACGATATCCGGACCGTGCGGGCGAAGCGGCCGATCAACTGCAGGGCTGATGGACGGGGCCCGGTGGCGGAGCTGGTCATCCGGAATTATTCATGATATGCTTCAGGCGGGTGGCAAGGTTGAAAAAGGGGGAGCGTTTGATGTCGCAGTGGCTCCAGTGCTATCTCCAGCTGGCGCCGTGGCTGACTTTTGCGATATTTGTTCTGGGACTGCTTCCGGGATACTTCTGGTGGCTCATTACCGGAAGCCTCGGGGCGGCGCGGGCCGTGCTGCTGGCGTCTTTGAAGGCCAGCTTTGTGGTTGGTGTTCTTAATTGGGCGGTGGCAGCTTTTCTGTTGCCGTTCTGGGCGTTTTCTGGTGTAAAGATTCAGTCTTCCAGCAAGGAGTGCTGGGCTTTCGCGGTTTTAGGTGCGTGGCTGCTGGGCTGCGTGGCAGTGCTCGGCATCGTGCTCGCGACGGGTGACGCGCTGCTTTCTGCTCGGGTCGGGACCGCAGTGTTTTTTGCTGGAATACCTGCTGGCCGGGCTCTTCAGAAGGTCGTCCAGAGGCATCTGGAGAGGGATGCTAGCAGCGGGCAAGACAAGAAATAGTTAGGTCGGCGGGACGGCGTGAAGGCAACAGAGGAGTTTTTATTTTTAATTTTTGCAGGACGAAAATGGTTTTCGGTGCCCGAGGACGGCTCTAAAAGAGGACAAATCGCTTGTGGTGATTTTTTTTGGAATACCGCAGGGGGGAGACCGCATGCAGTACAGGAATT harbors:
- a CDS encoding anaerobic ribonucleoside-triphosphate reductase activating protein, giving the protein MIIGGLLKTSFSEYPGKVAAVVFTMGCNFRCPWCHNPGLVDPMRYVHEVPVRDVLQFLEGRRKFLDAVVVSGGEPTLQADILSFLRELKSMGYAVKLDTNGSRPDVLEKLLGEGLADCVAVDYKVPFGLYRRVLTSGYTGAGPCNPNQVKASIAVALGHSESYIRTTVVPDIHTPEVLGKMRNDLEKLVRPGVTVPEPGSGKWRLQEFRDTGDLLGPRVWERPGFLAWFRRQSGSRKAGRVACGVRR
- a CDS encoding DNA adenine methylase, coding for MRGEKVMKNAAKEISLKPRPPVKWAGGKRQLLAQLEPLFPQHFNVYHEPFVGGGAVFFHLLPPKAVLIDSNPELINFYLVVRDRLDEFLNDVRKHRNEAGYYYRLRDVDPETLSPVERASRFLYLNRTGYNGLWRVNRQGRYNVPFGRYRNPRIADEENLRLVSAALKRAEVILGDFSLVLEHARAGDFVYLDPPYDPVSKTASFTAYTAGAFGPEEQKRLAEVFRALDRLGCFVMLSNSGTEFVRRLYEGYDIRAVRAKRAISCKSDGRGSVGELVIRSYA
- a CDS encoding SPL family radical SAM protein, with the translated sequence MKKEGILVQRGSVLGISFTVTTRERKSPFVRLFTKTPAGVICPHFYELILSNGCPYDCAYCYLRLTFRGKKDPVLYTNRWEKVEDEIRMAGPGVFSTGELADSLAVLPPLLPRAIEYFRTQKDKYLLLTTKSCNTKLFEELSPTRQVIISFSINAPEVASKYERLAPSPFDRLNAATRLLELGWRVRVRIDPVIIEGVQHDNISIYRKICKIVGQLGVERVTVGTLRQYPGLHRFAPSAPRGGLVKAPDGRMRYSLSVRVRTYNMIAEWLGFEPALCKETYEVWEMLTWRYRGCNCTV
- a CDS encoding three-Cys-motif partner protein TcmP, with protein sequence MDTLIWPLEEHSKAKHTVLREYLKAWFPILGQKFKRIVYIDGFAGPGLYSTGEEGSPLIALRIVSEHVLRHKFRAEIRMLFIESDTERATFLQKLCEERFPSSSLKSSGIHYSVIPSSFEEVMETVLSELEKQQQTLAPSFVFVDPFGLSGVPLQLIAKILRYPSCEVLFNFMYDAVNRWCETHENKTTLLFGTDEWKKVLSLTCPQERKQFLTNLYVSQLQKATGHRYVRSFEIKDKNNRTKYFLIFSTNRIEGLKEMKNAMWKVDETGYFRFSAFETSKHHAGQLSIFDPDDIHRNNLAFLLERKFRGQKLSIEQIEHFVICETPYLQRHVRPALTILAGSQPPKISVERPPGKNRGFPEGTFISFAD